Proteins encoded in a region of the Campylobacter magnus genome:
- a CDS encoding NAD(P)H-dependent oxidoreductase produces MEFKEALAFRHACKVFDEYKIIEEDDFSDILEAGRLAPSSFGLEHWEFEIIRDKELRAKIRKACWDQIQITSASELIVIYAKIADLNPKSDYVKSSFARKTHHDAVAIEAYTNAFAGFFARFKDERDVYGWSKAQCFLAAQNMMMQAAILGIDSCAIEGYIESELNEVLGIDPSKKRVAMLLPFGYRIKEQSPQIRQSLHDIVRYR; encoded by the coding sequence ATGGAATTTAAAGAGGCTTTAGCGTTTCGTCACGCTTGTAAGGTATTTGATGAGTATAAAATCATAGAAGAAGATGATTTTAGCGATATTTTAGAAGCTGGGCGTTTAGCACCTAGTAGCTTTGGGCTTGAGCACTGGGAGTTTGAGATAATCCGTGATAAAGAGCTAAGAGCAAAAATCCGCAAAGCGTGCTGGGATCAGATTCAAATCACATCTGCAAGCGAGCTAATCGTAATTTATGCAAAAATCGCTGACCTTAATCCAAAGAGTGATTATGTAAAATCAAGCTTTGCTAGAAAAACTCACCACGACGCAGTAGCCATTGAGGCCTACACAAACGCCTTTGCTGGCTTTTTTGCTAGATTTAAAGACGAGCGTGATGTATATGGCTGGAGCAAGGCTCAGTGCTTTTTAGCTGCGCAAAATATGATGATGCAAGCAGCAATTTTGGGCATTGATAGCTGCGCTATTGAAGGATATATTGAAAGTGAGCTAAATGAGGTTTTAGGCATTGATCCATCTAAAAAGCGTGTGGCAATGCTGCTGCCTTTTGGATATAGAATAAAAGAGCAAAGCCCACAAATCCGCCAAAGTCTGCATGATATCGTGCGCTACCGCTAG
- the nspC gene encoding carboxynorspermidine decarboxylase, with amino-acid sequence MKFSDIPTPAYVCDTGALMRNLCILDEIEVKSYAKVLCALKGFSFSPAMQMVAEALSGATCSGLYEAKYAKECGFRHISTFNPAYKDSDIDEIIALSDDVIFNSLSQLERFGGKVKARGKSVGLRVNPNVSFSPTDAYNPCSAGSRLGVLASELENASGELLRLVDGLHFHALCEQGASELEKVLDVFMRDFDSAIKKIRPKWLNLGGGHHITKKGYDTELLVKILRELGLRYMAQVFIEPGEAVGWEAGYLVASVLDIVENGVKTAIIDASAECHMPDTELMPYRPALRSEVASDTQNAHKYRFGGATCLAGDVVGLRAGQPDYYLACELKVGDRVIFEDQLHYTTVKNTTFNGTPLPAFVLEKHGEFSIAKEFGYEDFKCRS; translated from the coding sequence ATGAAGTTTAGCGATATCCCAACGCCTGCGTATGTCTGCGATACTGGCGCACTTATGCGTAATTTATGCATTTTAGATGAGATTGAGGTAAAAAGCTATGCAAAGGTGCTTTGTGCCTTAAAAGGCTTTTCTTTTAGCCCTGCTATGCAGATGGTAGCAGAAGCGCTCTCAGGGGCAACTTGCTCTGGGCTATACGAGGCAAAATACGCCAAAGAATGCGGTTTTAGGCACATTAGCACCTTTAATCCAGCCTATAAAGACAGCGATATTGATGAAATAATCGCACTTAGCGATGATGTGATTTTTAACTCTCTTAGTCAGCTTGAACGCTTTGGCGGTAAAGTAAAAGCAAGGGGTAAAAGCGTGGGGCTTAGAGTAAATCCAAATGTGAGTTTTAGCCCCACAGATGCGTATAATCCATGCTCTGCTGGCTCTCGCCTTGGCGTGCTGGCTAGCGAGCTTGAAAATGCTAGCGGCGAGCTTTTAAGGCTTGTAGATGGACTGCATTTTCACGCACTTTGCGAACAAGGCGCAAGCGAGCTTGAAAAGGTTTTAGATGTTTTTATGCGTGATTTTGATAGCGCGATTAAAAAGATTCGTCCAAAATGGCTAAACCTTGGCGGCGGTCATCATATCACAAAAAAGGGCTACGACACTGAACTTTTGGTAAAAATCCTGCGTGAACTTGGCCTGCGCTACATGGCGCAAGTTTTTATAGAGCCTGGCGAGGCTGTGGGCTGGGAGGCTGGATACCTAGTAGCTAGTGTGCTTGATATAGTTGAAAACGGCGTAAAAACTGCTATAATAGACGCCTCGGCTGAGTGCCACATGCCAGATACTGAGCTTATGCCTTATCGCCCAGCGCTTCGCTCTGAGGTTGCTAGCGATACACAAAATGCGCATAAATACCGCTTTGGTGGGGCTACTTGCCTAGCTGGTGATGTAGTGGGACTTAGGGCTGGGCAGCCTGATTATTATTTAGCCTGCGAGCTAAAAGTAGGTGATAGAGTGATTTTTGAGGATCAACTCCACTATACGACTGTTAAAAACACGACCTTTAATGGTACGCCACTACCTGCTTTTGTGCTTGAAAAGCACGGAGAGTTTAGTATAGCAAAAGAGTTTGGCTATGAGGATTTTAAGTGTAGAAGTTAA
- a CDS encoding tautomerase family protein, which translates to MPVISVSMTKENGGLSKAQKQKLISGLTNAFVDVVGRGDKTCVVVINEVECQNYGIGGVSIEELRKS; encoded by the coding sequence ATGCCAGTAATTTCAGTCTCGATGACAAAAGAAAATGGCGGCCTAAGCAAAGCGCAAAAACAAAAGCTAATCTCAGGGCTAACAAACGCATTTGTAGATGTCGTGGGGCGTGGAGATAAAACCTGCGTGGTGGTAATCAACGAAGTAGAGTGCCAAAACTACGGCATAGGCGGAGTAAGCATAGAAGAGCTTAGAAAAAGCTAG
- a CDS encoding molybdopterin synthase catalytic subunit, protein MEIFNGALNEREIFARWDEIAAAQNCGALALFVGLVRSGEEGEALSFDIYEPLLKGWFKTWENKAQSHGATLLMAHSKGDVPAGKSSFIAGAISPHRRAALELLDEFVEDFKASAPIWKYDVKAGERLYARSRSKAIAGAGILG, encoded by the coding sequence ATAGAGATTTTTAATGGGGCTTTAAACGAGCGTGAGATTTTTGCGCGTTGGGACGAGATAGCAGCAGCGCAAAACTGCGGAGCTCTTGCGCTTTTTGTAGGACTTGTGCGAAGTGGCGAAGAGGGCGAGGCACTTAGCTTTGATATTTATGAGCCCTTGCTAAAAGGCTGGTTTAAAACTTGGGAAAATAAGGCGCAAAGCCACGGCGCAACCTTGCTAATGGCTCACTCAAAAGGCGATGTGCCTGCTGGCAAATCAAGCTTTATAGCAGGTGCCATAAGCCCTCACCGCAGAGCTGCTTTGGAGCTCTTGGATGAGTTTGTAGAGGATTTTAAAGCCTCTGCGCCTATATGGAAATATGATGTAAAAGCAGGAGAAAGGCTCTATGCTCGCTCTCGCTCAAAGGCTATTGCTGGGGCTGGAATTTTAGGCTAA
- a CDS encoding putative transporter encodes MIKSFFADKKWALWAYGGLLTLIISLVFQTQLNVMINEWYKSFYDLAQNAADYSSYEDLLACEETAQKNEQNATLACAQLKSAAQSDKVLQFWEQIFRFLAIAMPYVIIYTLTTFFASHWCFRWREAMTFSYLSAWRACKSDIEGSSQRMQEDIYRFAKITESLGLAVLRAIMTLVAFIPVLWTLSSGVDLPFIRDVSGSLVWIALAVSLGGLVISWFVGIKLPKLEYNIQKSEAAFRKELVFAEDDKLHFASPAAVLSLFTGVKLSFYRLFLHYGYFNIWLISFSQFMVIVPYMIMGVGLFSGVITLGILVQVSNAFAQVRESFSVFIDNWTTITELRSIHKRLSEFEENIGYKG; translated from the coding sequence ATGATAAAATCGTTTTTTGCGGATAAAAAATGGGCTTTGTGGGCGTATGGCGGACTGCTTACGCTTATTATTTCGCTTGTTTTTCAAACTCAGCTAAATGTGATGATAAATGAGTGGTATAAAAGCTTTTATGATTTAGCGCAAAATGCCGCTGATTACAGCAGCTATGAAGATCTCTTAGCTTGTGAAGAAACAGCCCAAAAAAACGAGCAAAACGCCACGCTAGCTTGCGCCCAGCTTAAAAGCGCAGCGCAAAGTGATAAGGTCTTGCAGTTTTGGGAGCAGATTTTTCGCTTTTTAGCTATTGCTATGCCTTATGTGATTATTTACACGCTTACAACTTTTTTTGCCTCTCACTGGTGCTTTCGCTGGAGGGAGGCTATGACTTTTAGCTATCTTAGCGCGTGGAGAGCGTGCAAAAGCGATATAGAGGGTTCTAGCCAGCGTATGCAAGAAGACATTTACCGCTTTGCTAAGATTACTGAGAGCTTGGGACTTGCGGTTTTAAGGGCGATTATGACCTTGGTGGCTTTTATACCGGTGCTTTGGACGCTTAGTTCTGGGGTGGATTTGCCCTTTATCCGTGATGTGAGTGGTAGTTTAGTGTGGATTGCTCTTGCGGTTAGCCTTGGAGGGCTTGTTATTTCGTGGTTTGTAGGAATTAAACTGCCAAAACTAGAATATAACATCCAAAAAAGCGAAGCCGCTTTTCGCAAAGAGCTTGTATTTGCTGAGGATGACAAGCTGCATTTTGCCTCTCCTGCTGCTGTTTTATCGCTATTTACTGGCGTGAAGCTTAGCTTTTACCGCCTTTTTTTACATTATGGGTATTTTAACATTTGGCTTATTTCGTTTTCGCAGTTTATGGTGATTGTGCCTTATATGATTATGGGCGTGGGGCTTTTTAGCGGTGTGATTACGCTTGGCATTTTGGTTCAAGTTAGCAATGCCTTTGCGCAAGTTAGAGAGAGTTTTAGCGTGTTTATTGATAACTGGACTACCATAACTGAGCTTCGCAGCATTCATAAGCGGCTAAGCGAGTTTGAGGAAAATATCGGCTATAAGGGGTAA
- a CDS encoding anthranilate synthase component I family protein, with protein MLLKEPLFYFKQILEKYPNSYLAEDSEQIIIGIDCAYISGDDFALLKREIENGAKTAQSWFAGLFGVLSFESVYSFEKIGKKKAGLYEFPTFCYANAKSYLYYEKQSKLYSYFGEHKYFEFLSDEWRENEAENKAGNSRFSYEILSDLEAEKADFEKATRRAKEYICSGDAFQIVLSKTLHLRSNLAPLSFYERLKKANPSNYMFYFPTPFGVVAGSSPELVMQIKRGEIFVAPIAGTRPRGVDANHDERLAKELLSDEKEIAEHKMLVDLARNDVGKFAKASSVRVKNLMHIERFESVMHIVSEVYGTLDEKRSSFDALRVIFPAGTLSGSPKIRALQIINELETHARGIYGGGIGFWHFSGDMQMAILIRSGLFVPSKNGSNDVYIGAGAGIVYDSVAQNEYAEICNKRKSCLKIFEGL; from the coding sequence ATGCTACTAAAAGAGCCTTTATTTTACTTTAAGCAAATTCTAGAAAAATATCCAAACTCATACCTAGCAGAAGATAGCGAGCAAATCATCATAGGCATTGATTGTGCGTATATCAGTGGCGATGATTTTGCTCTTTTAAAGCGTGAGATAGAAAATGGCGCAAAGACAGCGCAGAGCTGGTTTGCTGGGCTTTTTGGTGTGCTTAGCTTTGAGAGCGTTTATAGCTTTGAGAAAATCGGCAAGAAAAAAGCTGGGCTTTATGAGTTTCCAACATTTTGCTACGCAAACGCAAAAAGCTATTTATATTACGAAAAGCAAAGCAAGCTATATTCATACTTTGGCGAGCATAAGTACTTTGAGTTTTTAAGCGATGAGTGGCGCGAAAATGAAGCAGAAAATAAGGCTGGGAATTCTAGATTTTCTTATGAAATTTTAAGCGATTTAGAGGCTGAAAAAGCAGATTTTGAAAAAGCCACCAGGAGGGCAAAAGAGTATATTTGCTCAGGTGATGCCTTTCAAATCGTGCTAAGCAAAACACTGCATTTGCGCTCAAATCTTGCGCCACTTAGCTTTTATGAAAGGCTAAAAAAGGCAAATCCTAGCAATTATATGTTTTATTTCCCAACGCCTTTTGGCGTAGTAGCTGGCTCTAGCCCTGAGCTTGTAATGCAAATTAAAAGGGGTGAAATCTTTGTAGCGCCAATTGCTGGGACACGCCCAAGGGGAGTGGATGCAAATCACGATGAAAGACTTGCAAAAGAGCTTTTAAGCGATGAAAAAGAAATCGCCGAGCACAAAATGCTAGTAGATTTAGCAAGAAATGATGTGGGTAAGTTTGCCAAAGCTAGTTCGGTAAGAGTCAAAAATCTCATGCATATTGAGCGTTTTGAGAGCGTTATGCACATAGTTAGCGAGGTTTATGGCACGCTTGATGAGAAACGCAGCAGCTTTGATGCCCTGCGCGTGATTTTCCCAGCTGGCACGCTCTCAGGCAGCCCAAAGATAAGGGCCTTGCAAATAATCAACGAGCTTGAAACTCACGCTAGGGGCATTTATGGTGGCGGTATAGGATTTTGGCATTTTAGCGGCGATATGCAAATGGCAATTCTCATCCGCTCAGGTCTGTTTGTGCCTAGTAAAAATGGCTCAAACGATGTCTATATCGGCGCAGGCGCAGGCATAGTCTATGATAGCGTAGCACAAAATGAATACGCAGAAATTTGCAACAAAAGAAAATCTTGCTTGAAAATTTTTGAGGGACTTTGA
- a CDS encoding NAD-dependent epimerase, with translation MRVLVTGAAGFIGFHLALALAKEGYFVLGLDSINDYYDANLKLARLKELGIDDAKAQLWRQRVKSKSYENLEFIRLDLCDEDGIRSLFSEFSPKIVVNLAAQAGVRYSLEHPQSYIKSNIEGFCNILEGCRHHGVENLVYASSSSVYGLNKNLPFSEAKSTEHPISLYAASKKANEMMAHSYSHLFNLPATGLRFFTVYGPWGRPDMALFKFAKAAFENTSIDVYNHGDMQRDFTYIDDIIAGIMLCIKNPAKPSREFDPTNPQSDISSAPYRIYNIGRSKPAKLLEYIAAIERELGKEIKKNMLPMQAGDVAATHADTSALELLGYKPKVSIDEGVAKFIAWYKSYFKIKA, from the coding sequence ATGAGAGTTTTGGTTACTGGAGCGGCTGGATTTATCGGCTTTCACCTAGCACTTGCGCTTGCTAAAGAGGGATATTTTGTGCTGGGGCTTGATAGCATAAATGACTATTATGACGCAAACTTAAAGCTTGCTAGGCTAAAAGAACTTGGCATTGATGATGCTAAGGCGCAGCTTTGGAGGCAAAGGGTAAAAAGCAAAAGCTATGAAAACCTTGAGTTTATTCGCTTGGATTTGTGTGATGAGGATGGGATAAGATCTCTTTTTAGCGAGTTTAGTCCAAAAATCGTAGTAAATCTAGCTGCCCAAGCTGGAGTAAGATACAGCCTAGAACACCCTCAAAGCTATATAAAAAGCAATATAGAGGGCTTTTGTAATATCCTAGAGGGCTGCCGTCACCACGGAGTAGAAAATCTAGTTTATGCAAGCTCAAGCTCTGTTTATGGGCTAAATAAAAACCTACCTTTTAGCGAAGCTAAAAGCACCGAACATCCTATTAGTCTATACGCAGCTAGCAAAAAGGCAAATGAAATGATGGCGCATAGCTACTCACATTTGTTTAATCTACCTGCTACTGGGCTAAGGTTTTTTACTGTTTATGGGCCTTGGGGTAGACCTGATATGGCGTTATTTAAGTTTGCTAAGGCTGCTTTTGAAAACACTAGCATAGATGTTTATAATCACGGCGATATGCAAAGAGATTTTACTTATATTGATGATATTATAGCTGGCATTATGCTTTGTATCAAAAATCCTGCTAAGCCAAGTAGAGAGTTTGACCCCACAAACCCGCAAAGCGATATAAGCTCCGCCCCATACCGCATCTATAATATCGGCAGAAGCAAGCCAGCAAAACTGCTTGAATACATAGCTGCTATAGAGCGTGAACTAGGCAAAGAAATCAAAAAAAACATGCTACCTATGCAAGCAGGTGATGTAGCTGCCACGCACGCTGATACTAGCGCACTAGAACTACTTGGCTACAAGCCAAAAGTCAGCATTGATGAGGGCGTGGCAAAGTTTATTGCGTGGTATAAAAGCTATTTTAAGATTAAGGCGTGA
- a CDS encoding nucleotide sugar dehydrogenase codes for MTNIKIAIIGLGYVGMPLAAAFSSKFKVFGFDLNSTRINELKSGFDRTLELDESAMKKVLESGMSFSSELDSIKEANFFIVTVPTPIDEHKNPDLSPLKGASTSVAKVLKKGDIVVFESTVYPGASQEFCVPILESVSGLRLGVDFEIGYSPERINPGDKEHTVTKITKIVSGSSPKALKTIKEVYSSVIEAGIFEASSIRVAEAAKVIENTQRDINIAFVNELKMIFDRMGIDTMEVLKAARTKWNFLPFEPGLVGGHCIGVDPYYLTHKAEAVGHNPEIILAGRRINDNMGAYHASQIVKKMIKNGLRIKDAKVLILGITFKQNCPDIRNSKVLDVVNELSEFGCAVSVCDPWARADEVKSFYNLELSTPKDASGYECVVLAVNHEQFRSFDFGSVLRYDIRSF; via the coding sequence ATGACTAATATAAAAATCGCAATCATAGGTCTAGGCTATGTTGGTATGCCACTAGCAGCTGCTTTTAGTAGTAAGTTTAAGGTCTTTGGCTTTGATCTAAACAGCACTAGAATAAATGAGCTAAAAAGCGGCTTTGATCGCACCTTAGAGCTTGATGAGAGTGCGATGAAAAAAGTGCTTGAAAGTGGCATGAGTTTTAGCAGCGAACTTGATAGTATAAAAGAGGCGAATTTTTTTATAGTGACTGTGCCTACGCCTATTGATGAGCACAAAAACCCTGATCTAAGCCCGCTAAAAGGCGCTAGCACAAGCGTGGCAAAAGTGCTAAAAAAAGGCGATATAGTAGTATTTGAAAGCACAGTTTATCCAGGAGCTAGCCAGGAGTTTTGCGTGCCGATTTTAGAGAGCGTCTCAGGGCTAAGGCTTGGAGTGGATTTTGAGATAGGCTATAGCCCTGAGCGTATAAATCCAGGGGATAAAGAACACACAGTAACAAAAATTACAAAAATAGTCTCAGGCAGCTCGCCAAAAGCGCTAAAAACTATAAAAGAAGTTTATTCTAGCGTGATAGAAGCAGGTATTTTTGAAGCTAGTAGCATAAGGGTAGCTGAGGCTGCTAAGGTTATAGAAAATACACAAAGAGATATAAACATAGCCTTTGTAAATGAGCTAAAAATGATCTTTGATCGCATGGGGATTGATACTATGGAGGTGCTAAAAGCAGCTAGGACAAAGTGGAATTTCTTGCCTTTTGAGCCTGGGCTTGTTGGAGGGCATTGTATAGGTGTAGATCCCTACTATCTAACTCACAAAGCAGAGGCTGTTGGCCACAATCCTGAAATCATCCTAGCAGGCAGACGCATAAATGATAATATGGGAGCCTACCACGCCAGCCAAATCGTAAAAAAGATGATAAAAAATGGGCTTAGAATAAAAGATGCAAAGGTGCTGATCTTAGGTATTACCTTTAAGCAAAATTGCCCTGATATCCGTAACTCAAAGGTGCTAGATGTGGTTAATGAGCTTAGTGAGTTTGGCTGCGCTGTATCTGTGTGTGACCCATGGGCTAGAGCTGATGAAGTAAAGAGCTTTTATAATCTAGAACTATCTACACCAAAAGATGCTAGTGGCTATGAGTGCGTGGTACTAGCAGTAAATCACGAGCAGTTTAGAAGCTTTGATTTTGGCTCAGTTCTAAGATATGATATAAGGAGCTTTTGA
- a CDS encoding 3'-5' exonuclease → MSEYICVFDCETLPDVKALVRTLPEDLVKSATDKNGKIDEKALSLLACEEQRKNSGQAFLPVLFHKVVCISAVLADKNGKFIKVNTIEGKDEHEIIANFLNFIENHAPKLVSYNGRGFDLPMLMIRAMKYNLRAPRYYNTNDKWCNYRTRYDATWAMDLLDFISDFRAVSGLRLDTLCAMLGMPGKYDVHGDQVLELFYANKLDKIKEYCESDTLNTYWLFLKYELLRGKMGYEQYFSSLEAMSEFIASNKAAMSYTKPFCECIEKEIKDFSYLKNELKTEK, encoded by the coding sequence ATGAGCGAATATATCTGCGTATTTGACTGCGAAACCCTGCCTGATGTAAAGGCTCTTGTGCGAACTCTGCCAGAGGATTTAGTAAAAAGCGCTACTGATAAAAATGGAAAAATTGATGAAAAAGCCCTAAGCCTGCTAGCTTGCGAAGAACAGCGCAAAAACTCAGGCCAGGCCTTTTTGCCGGTGCTATTTCACAAAGTAGTATGTATCTCGGCTGTGCTGGCTGATAAAAACGGCAAATTTATCAAAGTAAATACAATTGAGGGCAAGGACGAACACGAAATAATCGCAAATTTCTTAAACTTCATTGAAAATCACGCCCCAAAGCTAGTTAGCTACAATGGTCGTGGCTTTGATCTGCCTATGCTGATGATAAGGGCGATGAAATACAATCTAAGAGCCCCTCGCTACTACAACACAAACGATAAATGGTGTAACTACCGCACTCGCTACGATGCTACTTGGGCTATGGATTTGCTTGACTTCATTAGTGATTTTCGCGCTGTCTCTGGGCTAAGGCTAGATACACTCTGTGCTATGCTAGGAATGCCTGGTAAATACGATGTACACGGCGATCAGGTCCTAGAGCTATTTTATGCTAATAAACTTGATAAAATCAAAGAATACTGCGAGAGTGATACTCTAAATACTTATTGGCTGTTTTTAAAATACGAACTACTTCGTGGCAAAATGGGTTATGAGCAGTATTTTTCTAGCTTAGAGGCAATGAGCGAGTTTATCGCTAGCAATAAAGCTGCGATGAGCTACACTAAGCCTTTTTGCGAGTGTATAGAAAAAGAGATAAAAGACTTTAGCTACCTAAAAAACGAGCTTAAAACTGAAAAATAG
- the waaC gene encoding lipopolysaccharide heptosyltransferase I, whose protein sequence is MKLSALGDIVHASVAIQFIRKHIANAHISWFCDARFEQIARLLAGVDEVVALPLKDKKFLKSFGILRQKQGQFDIIIDLQGLLKSALVSRSLGKNIFGFDRFSTKEGLASIFYTHKYSCNYNKNIILRNLELCAFALNFSFDEKEILTKEPCFLKNSRIPNKNSRISSKKILIAPFASESSKCYAHFASVIKGAKEFAQCFLVAGSEIEREKATKLASSGATLLAPLDLAQILEFMDTCDLIIGNDSGITHLAWAQNYATITLFGNRSGARNAFATPKNLIIQATPKHKIDAFHIDKSDFCINDIDPAQIIAKAKGLCDA, encoded by the coding sequence ATTAAGCTCTCAGCCCTTGGCGACATCGTCCACGCTAGCGTGGCCATTCAGTTTATCCGCAAGCACATAGCAAATGCGCATATATCGTGGTTTTGCGATGCTAGATTTGAGCAGATTGCTAGGCTTTTAGCTGGCGTCGATGAGGTTGTAGCCCTGCCTTTAAAAGATAAAAAATTTCTAAAAAGCTTTGGCATTTTGCGCCAAAAACAAGGGCAATTTGACATTATTATTGACTTACAAGGGCTTTTAAAATCAGCACTTGTTTCTAGAAGCCTTGGCAAAAATATCTTTGGCTTTGATAGATTTAGCACAAAAGAGGGGCTTGCTAGCATTTTCTACACTCATAAATACAGCTGTAACTACAACAAAAACATAATTTTACGCAATTTAGAACTTTGCGCTTTTGCCCTTAATTTTAGCTTTGATGAGAAAGAAATTTTAACAAAAGAGCCGTGTTTTTTAAAAAATTCTAGAATTCCCAATAAGAATTCTAGAATTTCTAGCAAGAAAATTCTCATCGCTCCTTTTGCTAGCGAAAGTAGCAAATGCTACGCTCATTTTGCTAGCGTTATAAAAGGCGCAAAGGAATTCGCGCAGTGTTTTTTAGTAGCTGGCAGCGAGATTGAGAGAGAAAAAGCCACAAAGCTAGCTAGCAGCGGTGCTACGCTTTTAGCACCGCTTGATTTGGCGCAGATTTTGGAGTTTATGGATACTTGCGATTTGATTATCGGCAATGATAGCGGCATAACTCACTTAGCTTGGGCGCAAAACTACGCTACAATCACGCTTTTTGGCAATAGAAGCGGGGCTAGAAACGCCTTTGCTACGCCAAAAAATCTTATTATCCAAGCCACACCAAAGCACAAAATAGACGCTTTTCACATAGATAAAAGCGATTTTTGTATAAACGACATTGACCCAGCGCAAATTATAGCTAAGGCAAAGGGGCTTTGTGATGCTTGA
- a CDS encoding lipid A biosynthesis lauroyl acyltransferase, which translates to MLDYFYLGLYHALRFLVKFSPKYVLKGFLKSLASAFYHLDKKHTNIMRVNLKMCFATLKDDEIERLIKKNYYNFALFGAEFLLNQNTTKEQILSKISFENEELFNSVLSQNRPIIVQTAHYGNWELFSLAMAARYGAVSIIGRALDSAKMNEILSANRTRFDIELIEKKSAVKQALKALNNRRLLGILVDQNTAKNEGLECEFFSYKIMHTHAASVFASKSGAIIVPAFIERDESKDDSFKIVFYEPIDMQVLSQNHSKEEALRLATQAQSDATAAQISKKPDEYFWMHKKFKCFYENSYA; encoded by the coding sequence ATGCTTGATTATTTTTATTTAGGGCTTTATCATGCTTTGCGCTTTTTGGTAAAATTCTCTCCAAAATACGTGCTAAAAGGCTTTTTAAAAAGCCTAGCTAGCGCTTTTTATCACCTTGATAAAAAGCACACAAATATAATGCGAGTAAATTTAAAAATGTGCTTTGCTACCTTAAAAGATGATGAAATAGAAAGGCTTATAAAGAAAAATTATTATAATTTTGCGCTTTTTGGTGCGGAGTTTTTGTTAAATCAAAATACTACAAAAGAGCAGATTTTAAGCAAAATATCCTTTGAAAACGAAGAGCTTTTTAACTCAGTTTTAAGCCAAAATCGCCCTATCATCGTCCAAACAGCGCATTATGGCAACTGGGAGCTTTTTAGCCTTGCGATGGCGGCTCGCTATGGGGCTGTTAGCATCATAGGGCGGGCTCTTGATAGCGCTAAAATGAACGAGATTTTAAGTGCAAATCGCACTAGATTTGATATAGAACTAATTGAGAAAAAATCAGCTGTAAAACAGGCGCTAAAAGCTCTAAATAATCGTCGTTTGCTAGGAATTCTAGTTGATCAAAATACAGCCAAAAATGAAGGGCTAGAATGCGAGTTTTTTTCTTATAAAATCATGCACACACACGCAGCTAGCGTATTTGCTAGCAAAAGCGGCGCTATTATAGTGCCTGCTTTTATAGAGCGTGATGAGAGTAAAGATGATAGCTTTAAAATCGTATTTTATGAGCCCATTGACATGCAGGTTTTAAGCCAAAATCACAGCAAAGAAGAAGCTCTAAGGCTTGCCACGCAGGCTCAAAGCGATGCCACAGCAGCGCAGATAAGCAAAAAGCCAGATGAGTATTTTTGGATGCATAAAAAGTTCAAGTGCTTTTATGAGAATAGCTATGCTTAG
- a CDS encoding glycosyltransferase family 2 protein, producing MLSVVVLTKNSEKYLAAVLSSASFADEIIVLDSGSSDNTEQIAISFANVRFIRQAWLGFGAMKQLGVDLAKNEWIFVLDSDEIITEPLKAEILKTLENPLFKAYKVPRLNYFFGKEIRRMGLYPDYSTRFFDRRFARFDGRVVHEKVLCDSNIGVFKEHFIHYAYENLEQFYNKQKRYASLNHRPNTLKSLLNPLWSFFKLYFLKGGFLEGKRGFEIALGYAKYTFWKYKKD from the coding sequence ATGCTTAGTGTAGTAGTGCTTACAAAAAATAGCGAGAAGTATTTAGCTGCCGTGCTTAGCTCGGCATCTTTTGCTGATGAGATTATCGTGCTAGATAGCGGCAGTAGTGATAATACCGAGCAAATTGCTATATCTTTTGCCAATGTGCGTTTTATAAGGCAGGCGTGGCTAGGCTTTGGGGCGATGAAGCAGCTTGGTGTAGATCTGGCAAAAAACGAGTGGATCTTTGTCCTTGATAGCGATGAAATCATCACTGAGCCTTTAAAAGCCGAGATTTTAAAAACGCTAGAAAATCCACTTTTTAAAGCCTATAAAGTGCCTAGGCTAAATTATTTTTTTGGTAAAGAGATTAGGCGTATGGGGCTATATCCTGATTATTCTACTAGGTTTTTTGATAGAAGATTTGCTCGCTTTGATGGCAGAGTTGTACACGAAAAAGTGCTGTGTGATAGCAATATAGGTGTATTTAAAGAGCATTTTATACATTATGCTTATGAAAACTTAGAGCAGTTTTATAACAAGCAAAAACGCTACGCCTCTCTAAACCACCGCCCAAATACGCTAAAATCGCTACTAAACCCGCTTTGGAGCTTTTTTAAGCTTTATTTTTTAAAAGGTGGTTTTTTAGAAGGAAAAAGAGGCTTTGAAATAGCCCTAGGATATGCTAAATACACATTTTGGAAGTATAAAAAAGATTAA